A stretch of Blautia liquoris DNA encodes these proteins:
- a CDS encoding GIY-YIG nuclease family protein, producing MINKNYTYILRCCDNTLYTGWTNDIEKRLRAHNCGKGAKYTKSRRPVSLVYYETFKTKEEAMQREWKIKHLPRKKKLALIDMKI from the coding sequence ATGATTAATAAAAATTATACTTATATTCTCAGATGTTGTGATAACACCCTTTATACTGGGTGGACGAATGACATTGAAAAGAGGCTGAGGGCTCATAATTGTGGAAAAGGTGCAAAATACACAAAATCACGGCGGCCTGTATCTTTAGTCTATTATGAGACATTCAAAACAAAAGAAGAGGCTATGCAAAGAGAATGGAAAATTAAGCACCTTCCCCGCAAAAAAAAGTTAGCGCTGATTGACATGAAAATATAA
- a CDS encoding HD domain-containing protein, translating to MAEAKKKIVLSDEEGFYKILQDVCRDSRFCESKKYIQHGNISVYTHSIAVAYYSCWLAEHYNIKVKKKELIRGALLHDYFLYDWHKNKEEGRHLHGFTHPATALRNALEDFDLTLIEQDIIKRHMFPLIPVPPKYREGVLVSIADKICSIYETTHRKLNWSFYLLKWS from the coding sequence TTGGCGGAAGCAAAGAAAAAGATTGTACTTTCTGATGAAGAGGGATTCTATAAAATTCTTCAGGATGTTTGCAGAGATTCTAGATTCTGCGAATCAAAAAAATATATTCAGCATGGAAACATTTCAGTTTATACGCACAGCATAGCGGTGGCATATTATAGTTGCTGGCTGGCTGAACACTACAATATAAAAGTGAAAAAGAAGGAACTCATTCGAGGTGCCCTTTTGCACGATTATTTTTTGTATGACTGGCATAAGAATAAAGAAGAAGGAAGGCATCTGCATGGATTTACACATCCGGCCACTGCTCTTAGGAATGCATTAGAGGATTTTGATCTGACTTTGATAGAGCAGGATATTATTAAAAGGCATATGTTTCCACTGATTCCTGTTCCTCCAAAATATAGAGAAGGAGTTTTGGTCAGTATCGCAGATAAAATTTGTTCGATATACGAGACGACGCATAGAAAACTGAACTGGTCTTTCTATCTCCTGAAATGGAGCTGA
- a CDS encoding glycoside hydrolase family 95 protein, with product MNSICFEKPADRWEEALPIGNGRLGAMIFGGQEKEVIQLNQDSIWYGSSINRINPEAKGHLNEIRGLILEGKIPEAEKLMTYTLSGIPQSQRPYQTLGNIELTYYNQGGYLSDYGRMLDLENGKVTESYQLQSDNKSFHICKEYLASYPHGILSFHLKADEGTISFDAILRRNRFYDHAGKLDNRTIFMDGSLGEKGISFFTALRADVTDGSVKTLGEHLLVRDATEVTLYLSCETSFYAEDYKTFAVKKLNYASHDGFTCIRQKHQKDYQRLYHQVSLHLDGEENSFAETYFQFGRYLLISCSRPGSLPANLQGIWNDSYVPAWDSKFTININTEMNYWPAEICGLSECHLPLFDHLLRMWDNGKMVAKEMYHCRGFAAHHNTDIWGDCAPQDLYVPATYWVMGGAWLATHIWTHYTYSGDIDFLKKMYPFLKDTVLFFHDFLIEDHGDMVTCPSVSPENTYILPDGTKGRVCAGSSIDTQILKDLLNDYLKASNVFNIEDDDTKRTREILNLLPPTKIGKHGQIMEWREDYDEAEPGHRHISQLYALHPSHQITPDKTPELSIAAEKTLERRLHYGGGHTGWSCAWIVNFYARLGNGKKALENLEKLWRQSTFPNLMDSHPRGEGAVFQIDGNLGATAAIAEMLMQADEDRIVLFPALPKKWKSGSVSGLRAPGGIQISLAWSDGKLIHGTLISSQTQEINLVYGKIKRSISVTAGRQMDLDKLLIPSL from the coding sequence ATGAATTCTATCTGTTTTGAAAAACCTGCCGATCGCTGGGAGGAGGCACTTCCAATCGGAAATGGCCGCCTGGGGGCCATGATATTCGGCGGTCAGGAAAAAGAAGTGATTCAACTGAATCAGGACAGTATCTGGTATGGTTCATCTATAAATCGAATCAATCCGGAGGCAAAGGGACATTTGAATGAGATTCGCGGCCTGATATTGGAGGGAAAGATTCCGGAAGCTGAGAAACTGATGACTTACACTCTGTCGGGGATCCCGCAGAGCCAGCGTCCCTACCAGACACTCGGGAATATAGAGCTGACCTATTACAACCAGGGTGGCTATCTATCAGATTATGGACGCATGCTTGATCTGGAGAATGGAAAGGTGACCGAATCATATCAGCTTCAAAGTGATAATAAATCATTCCACATCTGCAAAGAATATCTGGCATCTTATCCACATGGAATACTCTCTTTCCACTTGAAGGCTGATGAAGGGACAATCTCTTTTGACGCTATTTTACGCAGGAACCGTTTTTATGACCATGCCGGTAAACTCGACAATCGTACAATCTTTATGGACGGATCTTTAGGAGAAAAAGGCATTTCCTTTTTTACCGCTTTGAGAGCAGATGTGACAGACGGCAGTGTTAAAACCCTTGGAGAACACCTTCTTGTAAGAGATGCCACTGAAGTCACTTTATATTTAAGCTGTGAAACTTCTTTCTATGCCGAAGACTATAAGACATTTGCCGTAAAAAAACTGAATTATGCATCCCATGACGGTTTTACCTGTATCAGGCAGAAACATCAGAAAGATTATCAGAGACTCTATCATCAGGTATCTCTGCATCTTGACGGAGAAGAGAATTCTTTTGCAGAAACATATTTCCAGTTTGGAAGATATCTTTTGATCTCCTGCAGTCGTCCAGGAAGTCTTCCGGCAAATCTGCAAGGCATCTGGAATGATTCCTATGTTCCGGCTTGGGATTCCAAGTTTACCATCAATATCAATACAGAGATGAACTACTGGCCTGCTGAGATATGCGGTTTATCGGAATGCCATCTCCCTTTGTTTGACCATCTGCTGCGTATGTGGGATAACGGAAAAATGGTAGCAAAGGAGATGTACCACTGCAGAGGTTTCGCTGCGCACCATAATACGGACATCTGGGGTGACTGTGCACCACAAGATCTCTATGTTCCGGCTACCTACTGGGTCATGGGGGGTGCATGGCTTGCCACACATATCTGGACACATTATACATACAGCGGTGATATTGATTTTCTGAAAAAAATGTACCCTTTTTTAAAAGATACTGTTCTCTTCTTTCATGACTTTCTGATTGAAGATCACGGAGATATGGTCACCTGCCCTTCGGTATCCCCGGAAAATACATATATTCTTCCTGATGGAACAAAGGGCCGTGTATGTGCCGGTTCTTCTATAGATACACAGATTTTAAAAGATCTGCTGAATGATTATCTAAAAGCTTCCAATGTTTTTAATATCGAAGATGATGATACAAAAAGGACAAGAGAAATACTGAATTTGCTTCCCCCTACAAAAATCGGAAAACATGGACAGATTATGGAATGGAGAGAAGATTACGACGAGGCAGAACCCGGTCATAGACACATCTCACAACTATATGCACTGCACCCATCTCATCAGATCACACCGGATAAGACTCCGGAGTTATCCATTGCTGCAGAGAAAACATTAGAACGCCGCCTTCATTATGGCGGAGGTCACACCGGCTGGAGCTGTGCCTGGATTGTCAATTTTTACGCTCGTCTGGGAAATGGAAAAAAAGCACTCGAAAATCTGGAAAAACTCTGGCGACAATCCACATTTCCCAATCTGATGGACAGCCACCCTAGAGGGGAGGGTGCTGTATTTCAAATTGACGGGAATTTGGGCGCCACTGCTGCAATTGCAGAGATGCTCATGCAGGCCGATGAGGACCGCATTGTGTTGTTTCCCGCTCTTCCCAAAAAGTGGAAATCCGGAAGTGTTTCAGGACTTCGCGCACCAGGAGGCATCCAAATCAGTCTCGCATGGTCAGATGGCAAGCTCATACATGGAACTTTAATTTCATCTCAAACGCAGGAAATTAATCTGGTTTATGGAAAAATAAAAAGATCCATATCTGTCACCGCAGGGCGACAGATGGATCTTGATAAATTACTGATACCTTCATTATAA
- a CDS encoding flavin reductase family protein — protein MAKQIWKPGNMLYPLPVVMVSCKRRGEKPNIITIGWTATVNTSPPMTSISIRPSRYSYQMIKESGEFVINLTTKDLIYAADYCGVKSGRDVNKFDHLHLTPCESSLVEAPGILESPVNIECKVKEIKNLGSHDMFLAEVLAVHVDEKYMDRKGEFLLNQTGLVTYSHGEYFELGKTLGKFGFSVEKKKKNHKDGVKRKGSQGNKKK, from the coding sequence ATGGCTAAACAGATATGGAAACCAGGTAATATGCTCTATCCTCTGCCGGTGGTAATGGTCAGCTGTAAAAGAAGAGGGGAAAAGCCGAATATCATTACGATTGGATGGACGGCAACGGTTAATACATCTCCCCCTATGACATCAATATCGATCCGCCCTTCCAGATATTCTTATCAGATGATTAAGGAAAGTGGAGAGTTTGTGATTAATCTCACGACGAAAGATCTGATTTATGCGGCGGATTACTGCGGAGTTAAATCAGGAAGAGATGTGAATAAATTCGATCATCTTCATCTGACGCCGTGTGAGTCAAGTTTGGTTGAAGCCCCTGGTATTTTAGAAAGTCCGGTTAATATTGAATGTAAAGTGAAAGAGATCAAAAATCTTGGCAGCCATGATATGTTCCTAGCCGAAGTTTTAGCAGTTCATGTCGATGAGAAGTATATGGACCGCAAGGGAGAATTCCTTCTGAATCAAACAGGATTAGTTACTTATTCACATGGAGAATACTTTGAATTGGGGAAAACTCTTGGAAAATTCGGATTTTCTGTGGAAAAAAAGAAGAAAAATCATAAAGATGGAGTTAAAAGAAAAGGCAGTCAGGGAAATAAAAAAAAATAA
- a CDS encoding beta-ketoacyl-ACP synthase III, with product MVGKICGTGSYAPALVWSNNKLAEMVDTSDEWIRERTGIARRHVISGIEDAAYMAAQAAQEALKSAGMRSKEIDLILVATMSSEGIMPCTACEVQGKIGADRATCFDMNAACTGFLYALNTAQAYLGQGIYRTAIVIGVESLSNQLNWKDRSTCILFGDGAGAVVLKAQDSGRYAQVTHSDGTRGEVLTCSSRNQIRFEENPKDQSTYMQMDGGEVFKFAVSKVPEVIRELLRQEKLSADDIDYYILHQANERIVRLAAKRLKLGMDKFPMNMEEYGNTSSASIPILLDELNKKEIFHNGDQIVISGFGGGLTYGASLMEW from the coding sequence ATGGTAGGAAAAATATGTGGAACTGGTTCTTATGCGCCTGCTCTGGTCTGGAGTAATAATAAGTTGGCCGAAATGGTGGATACGAGTGATGAGTGGATCAGGGAACGCACAGGAATAGCCAGAAGGCATGTGATTTCCGGGATAGAAGATGCAGCCTATATGGCAGCACAGGCAGCGCAGGAGGCTCTGAAGAGTGCAGGTATGAGGTCCAAAGAAATTGACCTGATCTTAGTTGCAACGATGTCATCGGAAGGGATTATGCCATGTACAGCCTGTGAGGTGCAAGGAAAAATTGGAGCTGATCGGGCCACTTGTTTTGATATGAATGCTGCATGCACCGGATTTCTCTATGCACTTAATACAGCACAGGCATATCTGGGTCAGGGGATCTACCGCACTGCGATTGTTATAGGTGTGGAGAGTCTTTCCAATCAGTTAAACTGGAAAGATCGTTCTACATGCATTCTCTTTGGCGACGGAGCGGGTGCTGTGGTTTTAAAAGCGCAGGACAGTGGAAGATATGCTCAGGTTACACATTCTGACGGTACAAGAGGCGAAGTTTTGACATGCAGCAGTAGAAATCAGATTCGTTTTGAAGAAAATCCAAAAGATCAATCAACGTATATGCAGATGGATGGTGGAGAAGTCTTCAAATTTGCTGTATCAAAGGTTCCGGAAGTCATACGGGAACTGTTAAGACAAGAGAAACTGTCAGCCGATGATATTGATTATTATATTCTTCATCAGGCAAATGAACGGATTGTGCGGCTGGCTGCCAAACGTTTGAAACTGGGTATGGATAAGTTTCCAATGAATATGGAAGAGTACGGAAATACTTCGTCTGCCAGTATCCCGATTCTGCTGGATGAACTGAATAAGAAAGAGATATTTCATAATGGCGACCAAATTGTTATATCCGGATTTGGCGGAGGGCTTACATATGGTGCCAGTCTCATGGAATGGTAA
- a CDS encoding GAF domain-containing protein, whose amino-acid sequence MNAEKEKMYQLLIRQQEELLSYEDHWISILANSSALLNETLRNSVFTGYYLFDGEKLFLGPFQGKVSCTSIQLGRGVCGAAAKNKETLIVDDVREYDNYISCDSAAASEIVVPMCSDDKLLGVLDIDSSKVKEYDDLDKKYLENYIEIIIRGYE is encoded by the coding sequence ATGAACGCCGAAAAAGAAAAGATGTACCAGTTACTGATCAGACAGCAGGAAGAGCTGCTTTCATATGAAGATCACTGGATCTCCATATTGGCGAATTCATCGGCACTTCTGAATGAAACACTTAGAAATTCTGTTTTTACCGGGTACTATTTGTTTGATGGTGAAAAACTTTTTCTAGGTCCGTTTCAGGGAAAAGTTTCCTGCACTTCAATTCAGCTTGGACGGGGAGTCTGCGGGGCAGCAGCTAAGAACAAAGAAACTTTGATTGTTGACGATGTCAGAGAATACGATAATTATATTTCCTGTGATTCGGCGGCGGCGTCTGAGATTGTCGTACCGATGTGTAGCGATGATAAACTTCTCGGTGTACTCGATATCGACAGTAGTAAAGTGAAAGAGTATGATGATTTGGATAAAAAATATCTGGAGAATTATATAGAAATAATAATAAGGGGATATGAATGA
- a CDS encoding S1 RNA-binding domain-containing protein, with protein sequence MAEEKMTMDEFNKAVDESFDSFKDEDQMVWEKLRQLKEDKTILDVTVDGIVNKGVVSYVEGIRGFIPASKLSLGRIEDLNEYLGKEIKVQVLDIDEQKNRLILSRRALLQAEEKEERKAKIDQIIVGTIMEGTVESIKPYGAFVDLGNHLSGLLHVSQISQNRIKDPSVVLNVGDPVKVKIIAIKDGKLSLSIKAIDDDAKKAEEDAVKNVKLPKAEDLTTNLGSLFKNIKL encoded by the coding sequence ATGGCAGAAGAAAAAATGACTATGGATGAATTTAATAAAGCTGTAGATGAATCTTTTGATTCCTTTAAAGATGAGGACCAAATGGTCTGGGAAAAATTAAGACAGCTAAAAGAAGACAAGACAATTCTGGATGTTACAGTGGATGGTATTGTCAACAAAGGTGTTGTATCCTATGTAGAGGGAATCCGTGGATTTATTCCTGCTTCCAAACTCTCCCTTGGGAGAATTGAAGATTTAAATGAATACCTTGGAAAAGAGATCAAAGTTCAAGTTCTAGATATCGATGAACAAAAAAATCGTCTGATTCTCTCCCGCCGTGCATTGCTGCAGGCAGAAGAAAAAGAAGAACGAAAAGCAAAGATTGATCAGATTATAGTCGGAACTATTATGGAGGGAACTGTAGAGAGCATAAAACCTTATGGAGCTTTTGTCGACCTTGGCAATCACTTAAGTGGTCTGCTTCATGTTTCACAGATCAGTCAGAACAGGATCAAAGATCCTTCTGTTGTATTGAATGTAGGTGATCCCGTTAAGGTTAAAATAATCGCAATCAAAGATGGAAAATTAAGTCTCTCCATCAAGGCAATAGACGACGATGCTAAAAAAGCCGAGGAAGATGCAGTAAAAAATGTGAAGCTTCCAAAGGCGGAAGACCTGACCACAAATCTTGGTTCTCTCTTCAAAAACATAAAACTATGA
- the gdhA gene encoding NADP-specific glutamate dehydrogenase produces MSYVDEIIQEVVVKNPSEPEFHQAVKEVLESLRPVIEENEDSYRREALLERMVNPERQIKFRVPWVDDQGQVHVNTGYRVQFNSSIGPYKGGLRFHPSVNLGIIKFLGFEQSFKNALTGLPIGGGKGGADFDPKGKSDREIMAFCQSFMTELYKYIGCGSDVPAGDIGVGAREIGYMYGQYKRITGLYEGVLTGKGLSYGGSLARTEATGYGLLYLTEEILKINNIKLAGKTCAVSGSGNVAIYAIEKAQQLGAKVVTCSDSNGWIYDPKGIDLELLKEIKEVKRARLTEYVKARPDAQYHDGRGVWSIKVDIALPCATQNELLPEDAKQLVENGCLAVCEGANMPTTFEATEYLQEHGVIFAPGKAANAGGVATSALEMTQNSERLSWTFDEVDAKLKQIMVDITHNIDSAAKRYGHEGNYVAGANIAGFEKIVNAMTAQGIV; encoded by the coding sequence ATGTCATATGTTGACGAGATAATTCAAGAAGTCGTAGTAAAGAATCCCAGCGAACCAGAGTTTCATCAGGCTGTAAAAGAGGTCCTGGAATCTCTGCGCCCTGTGATTGAGGAAAACGAAGATAGTTATCGAAGAGAGGCATTGCTGGAGAGAATGGTAAATCCGGAAAGACAGATAAAATTTCGTGTTCCATGGGTGGATGATCAGGGACAAGTTCATGTAAACACGGGTTATCGTGTACAATTTAACAGTTCCATCGGGCCTTATAAAGGAGGACTTCGTTTTCATCCTTCTGTCAATCTTGGTATTATAAAGTTTCTTGGTTTTGAACAGTCATTCAAAAACGCTCTGACTGGTCTTCCGATTGGCGGAGGCAAAGGAGGAGCTGATTTTGATCCCAAGGGAAAGTCAGACCGAGAGATTATGGCATTTTGCCAGAGCTTTATGACAGAGCTATATAAATATATCGGCTGCGGCAGTGATGTTCCGGCGGGGGATATCGGTGTGGGAGCCAGAGAAATCGGCTATATGTATGGTCAGTATAAGAGAATTACTGGTTTGTATGAAGGAGTACTGACTGGAAAAGGATTGTCTTATGGAGGTTCTCTTGCAAGGACTGAGGCTACGGGATATGGATTGTTATATCTGACAGAGGAAATCTTAAAGATTAATAACATAAAACTTGCCGGAAAAACATGTGCAGTATCAGGATCCGGTAATGTAGCTATTTACGCAATTGAAAAGGCACAACAGCTTGGAGCAAAAGTCGTTACATGTTCAGATTCTAATGGATGGATCTATGATCCGAAAGGAATTGATCTTGAACTGCTAAAAGAGATCAAAGAAGTAAAGCGAGCACGTCTGACGGAATATGTAAAAGCTCGTCCGGATGCCCAATATCATGACGGAAGAGGTGTATGGAGTATCAAAGTTGATATAGCACTTCCCTGTGCAACACAGAATGAACTCCTCCCAGAAGATGCAAAACAGCTGGTGGAGAATGGATGCCTGGCAGTCTGTGAAGGCGCTAATATGCCTACAACTTTTGAAGCTACGGAATATCTGCAGGAACATGGAGTGATTTTTGCACCTGGAAAAGCTGCGAATGCCGGTGGTGTTGCAACTTCTGCGCTCGAAATGACTCAGAATAGTGAAAGGCTTAGCTGGACATTTGACGAAGTTGATGCTAAACTGAAACAGATCATGGTTGATATTACACATAATATAGACAGTGCTGCAAAGAGATATGGTCATGAGGGGAATTATGTGGCAGGTGCAAATATAGCAGGATTTGAAAAAATTGTAAATGCTATGACTGCTCAGGGAATTGTTTGA
- a CDS encoding putative manganese-dependent inorganic diphosphatase → MNRREKVYIIGHKNPDTDSICSAIAYADIKNRTENESFVAKRAGQINEETEYVLDRFGVRVPGYLPDAGTQVKEIDIHEISGVRGNISVKKAWKMMREENVVTLPITSKDQKLLGIITVSDIAKSYMDAYDSSVMSQAKTKYRSIAETLDGEIIIGNEHGYFVEGRVVIGSFHPDFMEKYINKSDLVILGNRADDQLCAIEMEASCIVVGLGAKVSKSIQKLAMDHDCVIISSPHDTYTIARLINQSIPIKHLMTKENLITFSTNDFLDDIKDIMKAHRHRDFPVLDKKNQYIGTISRRNLIGSGKKKLILVDHNEKTQAVDNVSEAEILEIIDHHRLGSLETISPILFRNEPVGCTATIMYQIYQERNLEVPQDIAGLLCAAIISDTLMFRSPTCTALDKKAAEFLADVAGIKIQEFAKEMFKAGSNLNEKSPEEIFYQDFKKFNVEESNFGVGQINSMDADQLKDIKNQILPQLEKECEKHGIPRVYFMLTNIIEESTELLFYGDGAKELVKEAFSPNEVSENSAVLPGVVSRKKQLIPGFMLALQDQM, encoded by the coding sequence ATGAATAGAAGAGAAAAAGTATATATCATCGGTCATAAGAATCCGGATACGGACTCCATATGCTCGGCGATTGCATATGCTGATATAAAGAACAGAACAGAAAATGAAAGTTTTGTTGCAAAGCGTGCCGGACAGATCAATGAAGAGACAGAATATGTACTGGATCGTTTTGGTGTACGGGTACCTGGCTATCTCCCGGATGCGGGAACACAAGTAAAAGAGATTGATATCCACGAGATTTCGGGCGTGAGAGGGAATATATCCGTAAAAAAAGCTTGGAAAATGATGCGTGAAGAAAACGTCGTTACCCTACCGATTACGAGTAAAGATCAGAAACTGCTTGGTATTATCACAGTCAGTGATATAGCAAAGTCTTATATGGATGCTTATGACAGCAGTGTCATGTCACAGGCGAAGACAAAATACCGCAGCATCGCGGAAACTCTGGATGGCGAAATTATTATTGGTAATGAACATGGATATTTTGTGGAGGGAAGGGTTGTAATCGGTTCTTTTCATCCGGACTTTATGGAGAAATATATTAATAAAAGTGATCTGGTTATTCTTGGAAACAGAGCGGATGATCAGCTTTGTGCGATTGAGATGGAAGCCAGCTGTATTGTAGTGGGTCTTGGTGCAAAGGTGTCAAAAAGTATTCAGAAACTGGCTATGGACCATGACTGCGTGATTATCAGCAGCCCACATGATACGTATACGATTGCAAGACTCATTAATCAGTCTATTCCAATTAAACATCTGATGACGAAAGAGAACCTTATCACATTCTCAACGAATGATTTTCTGGATGATATTAAAGACATTATGAAGGCCCACAGGCATAGAGATTTTCCTGTTTTAGACAAGAAAAATCAATACATTGGTACCATATCCCGAAGAAACTTAATCGGAAGTGGAAAGAAAAAATTGATTTTGGTAGACCATAATGAGAAGACGCAGGCGGTGGATAATGTCAGTGAAGCCGAGATTTTGGAAATAATCGATCATCATCGGCTGGGTTCACTGGAAACAATATCCCCGATCTTATTTAGAAATGAGCCAGTAGGATGTACTGCGACGATTATGTATCAGATCTATCAGGAACGAAATCTTGAGGTGCCTCAGGACATTGCAGGGCTTCTTTGTGCTGCTATCATTTCAGATACGCTGATGTTCAGGTCTCCTACCTGCACGGCACTCGATAAAAAGGCAGCAGAATTTTTGGCTGATGTAGCAGGAATTAAAATCCAAGAATTCGCAAAGGAGATGTTTAAAGCAGGGAGTAATCTGAATGAAAAATCTCCGGAGGAGATCTTTTATCAGGACTTTAAAAAGTTCAATGTAGAGGAATCAAATTTCGGAGTGGGGCAGATTAACTCCATGGATGCAGATCAGCTTAAAGACATCAAAAATCAGATACTTCCACAGCTTGAAAAAGAGTGTGAGAAGCATGGAATTCCGAGGGTATACTTTATGCTGACTAATATTATTGAGGAATCCACGGAACTGCTGTTTTATGGGGACGGAGCAAAAGAATTGGTAAAAGAAGCTTTTTCACCGAATGAAGTAAGTGAGAACAGTGCTGTTCTTCCGGGAGTAGTTTCCAGAAAAAAACAGTTAATTCCGGGATTTATGTTAGCACTTCAGGATCAAATGTAG
- the fabK gene encoding enoyl-[acyl-carrier-protein] reductase FabK, producing MKTKITELLGIEYPIIQGGMAWVAEYHLAAAVSNAKGLGLIGAASAPGSWVQEQIREAKKLTDKPFGVNIMLMSPYADEVADIIVKEGVKVVTTGAGNPEKYMKMWKDAGVKVIPVVASVALAKRMQRLGADAVVAEGCESGGHIGETTTMVLVPQVAQAVDIPVIAAGGIADGRGIAAAFMLGARGVQMGTRFVVTKESQVHDNFKKQIIRAKDIDTKVTGRSTGHPVRALRNQMTKEYLKKEDEGAPFEELELLALGGLRRAVVEGDVKTGSLMSGQSAGLVNTELSCEELIQELVGETDALMKGTDLYE from the coding sequence ATGAAAACGAAAATCACCGAATTACTTGGAATCGAATATCCAATCATCCAAGGAGGAATGGCCTGGGTAGCTGAATACCATCTGGCAGCAGCTGTGTCCAATGCCAAAGGACTGGGACTGATCGGAGCGGCCAGTGCACCGGGATCGTGGGTACAAGAGCAGATCAGAGAGGCAAAGAAGCTGACAGATAAACCTTTCGGCGTCAATATTATGCTGATGAGTCCTTATGCTGATGAAGTGGCGGATATTATTGTAAAAGAGGGTGTCAAAGTAGTTACCACCGGAGCTGGCAATCCCGAAAAGTATATGAAGATGTGGAAAGATGCAGGGGTGAAGGTGATTCCGGTTGTTGCTTCTGTCGCATTGGCGAAAAGGATGCAGCGCCTTGGTGCTGATGCGGTTGTGGCTGAAGGGTGCGAATCGGGAGGTCATATTGGAGAGACGACGACGATGGTTCTGGTCCCTCAGGTTGCACAGGCTGTGGATATACCGGTGATTGCTGCGGGTGGTATTGCGGACGGAAGGGGCATTGCGGCTGCGTTTATGCTGGGAGCCAGAGGTGTTCAGATGGGAACCCGCTTTGTCGTGACAAAAGAATCCCAGGTTCACGACAACTTCAAAAAACAGATTATAAGAGCCAAGGACATTGATACTAAGGTTACGGGACGATCCACGGGGCATCCGGTGAGGGCACTTCGAAATCAGATGACAAAGGAATATCTGAAGAAAGAAGACGAAGGAGCCCCATTCGAGGAACTTGAACTACTGGCACTTGGCGGCCTTAGAAGAGCTGTCGTGGAAGGAGATGTCAAGACAGGAAGTCTGATGTCCGGGCAAAGTGCAGGTTTGGTAAACACCGAACTATCCTGTGAAGAACTGATACAGGAACTTGTGGGAGAAACCGATGCATTGATGAAAGGAACGGATCTTTATGAGTAA
- a CDS encoding acyl carrier protein: protein MLEKIKEIVADSLGVEVDTLKSETSFKDDLGADSLDLFELVMALEEEFNVEIPTDDLEKIQTIGDIETYIQKLQ from the coding sequence ATGTTAGAAAAAATTAAAGAAATTGTTGCAGATTCATTAGGTGTGGAAGTTGATACTTTAAAATCGGAAACTTCTTTTAAGGATGATCTTGGCGCGGACTCACTTGATTTGTTCGAACTTGTGATGGCTTTGGAGGAAGAGTTTAATGTGGAAATTCCAACGGATGATCTGGAGAAAATTCAGACAATTGGTGATATTGAGACTTACATTCAGAAACTGCAGTAA